One genomic window of Struthio camelus isolate bStrCam1 chromosome 1, bStrCam1.hap1, whole genome shotgun sequence includes the following:
- the ENDOD1 gene encoding endonuclease domain-containing 1 protein — MISDCLALSPWGSWCLQRVSAQPCAHLVSQCAACRKRSLPEGNGCGFIFHFPCTLHPNSRRLLALLLHGLRAQVFCRIQQTDRASLSSREWTMKTSILFLLCLSVFPGFSQGRVVGEDESGFAECNVFFSGQVPPEGFTEPFHVKICQQYNKEPRFATLYSTKDKIPLYSAFKYTKPAQNEEEEWLVEPQIDDPENELQEMVHEADIDGSVANLGANQALTSDYVGSGYERGLLNPSLLNEKDFQMATYTLTNAVPLSPSLSKSWHRDIRRVVEQALVPHCSEKDHLYLLAGAIPSNIQVNGKVSVPESLWLAACCDAPEGWSLGLVKKMKDESSLAELAVGELEKQLLAGVQLFKGNCREDNQSQEKMEAIRQIVAQIQSGEQAGTSDNQEAKDSGLVRKVAGIIATPFIKLLELLIYVFVELVKFIFYFLWLIIKRVGSTLLDGVYSLWNGVVFYLTEISKVLISIPCDVGKVIINILQGFLEIIQDVTVFTYKILSIPMGFVLHLAAFPYYSICAIPSVLKDIATGIGGTFSLVIDATATLLHGFYYLAAHIAKRFVPKGSSDD; from the exons ATGATTTCAGATTGCTTGGCATTATCTCCCTGGGGCAGTTGGTGTCTGCAGCGTGTGTCAGCGCAGCCTTGCGCACATTTGGTTTCACAATGTGCTGCCTGCAGAAAGCGCTCGCTCCCTGAAGGGAACGGCTGTGGTTTCATATTTCATTTCCCTTGTACACTACACCCGAATTCCAGACGCTTGCTGGCTTTACTGCTGCATGGGCTCAGAGCACAGGTCTTTTGCCGAATCCAGCAGACAGATAGGGCTTCCCTCAGCTCAAGGGAGTGGACCATGAAGACGtcaattttatttctgctttgcctCTCAGTTTTCCCAGGCTTTTCCCAGGGCAGAGTTGTTGGAGAGGATGAAAGTGGTTTTGCTGAATGTAATGTGTTCTTCTCTGGACAAGTCCCACCAGAAGGATTTACCGAGCCGTTCCATGTGAAAATCTGTCAGCAGTACAACAAAGAGCCACGATTTGCAACACTCTACAGTACTAAGGACAAAATCCCTCTTTATTCAGCTTTTAAGTATACAAAACCAGCGCAAAATGAAGAGGAGGAGTGGCTGGTTGAACCGCAG ATTGATGATCCAGAAAATGAGCTACAAGAGATGGTGCATGAAGCTGATATTGATGGCTCTGTTGCTAACCTTGGTGCAAATCAGGCCCTGACCTCAGACTATGTGGGCTCTGGTTATGAGAGAGGGCTGCTGAATCCCAGCTTGCTTAATGAGAAAGATTTCCAGATGGCCACTTACACCCTTACAAACGCCGTTCCTCTGAGCCCGTCTCTCAGCAAAAGCTGGCACAGAGACATCAGGAGGGTAGTGGAGCAAGCTCTAGTCCCTCACTGTTCCGAGAAGGATCATCTGTATCTCCTTGCAGGTGCTATTCCTTCCAACATCCAAGTTAACGGCAAGGTGTCAGTGCCAGAGAGTCTCTGGCTGGCAGCATGCTGtgatgctccagaaggatggtCTTTAGGACtggtgaagaaaatgaaagatgaaagcagTTTGGCAGAGCTAGCAGTGGGAGAGCTGGAGAAGCAGCTTTTAGCAGGAGTTCAGTTGTTCAAGGGCAACTGTAGGGAAGATAACCAAAGCCAGGAGAAAATGGAAGCAATACGGCAAATTGTTGCTCAGATCCAGTCTGGAGAACAAGCAGGAACAAGTGACAACCAGGAGGCCAAAGACAGTGGCTTAGTGAGAAAAGTGGCTGGCATCATTGCCACCCCTTTCATCAAACTTCTGGAACTCCTCATCTACGTGTTTGTGGAGCTAgtgaaattcatattttattttctgtggcttATTATCAAGCGGGTTGGCAGTACTCTTCTGGATGGAGTCTACAGTCTGTGGAATGGGGTGGTTTTCTACCTTACAGAGATCAGCAAGGTGCTGATCAGCATTCCCTGTGATGTGGGGAAGGTCATCATCAACATCCTGCAGGGCTTTCTGGAAATTATTCAAGATGTCACAGTCTTCACCTACAAGATCCTGAGCATCCCCATGGGATTTGTCCTTCACCTCGCTGCTTTCCCTTACTACTCCATCTGTGCCATTCCCTCCGTCCTCAAAGACATAGCCACTGGGATTGGTGGCACCTTCTCACTGGTTATTGATGCCACGGCCACCCTTCTGCATGGCTTTTACTACCTTGCCGCTCACATAGCCAAAAGGTTTGTCCCTAAGGGCTCCTCTGATGACTGA